DNA sequence from the Colletotrichum higginsianum IMI 349063 chromosome 10, whole genome shotgun sequence genome:
CTTCAGAAACGGACTTCTCATGGTGATTGTGTGTGATCGAGCACTGAGGTAAATACTTTACAGTGAGCATCAAGTATATTGCTATCTGAAGCTGATAGCTAGATTTTCGTCTTCCCATCCTAAGAACTTTGGTACCCTTGAATGTAGTACTTCTCGTTCACTCCGTTATAATTCCATGTCCAAGATCCCCCGTTCTTGTTGTTCCCACTCACACATTGAGAAATGATGTTGTCGAATGCTTCCTGTTGACCGTCGGTGTTTAGATTCTTTGAATGATCTTGACGGCAGGGAAGAGCAGGGAGTTGAGCTTACCTTGCAGTGAACCTTAGCATTACCGCTGTAGTTTGCTTCAATGACTTTCTTGGTGTAACTGGGCCACGAGCCGTAGTCAAATACAACGCTGGCGCTTGGTCCGCTGTTGCAGACCTGATTCGCAACTTGTCTATATTGGGCGAGCGTAAGCCCATCGGGCTTGTTGCTGGGATAGCAGTCCGCTGCAAGAACAGATGAGCCAAAAATGGCGGCAAGCAGAGAGTATTTGATGGAAACCATGTTCGTCTTATTGTGAGATATGGTCCGAGAGCTGCGGTGATGTAGCTTGAAAAATGTTGCTGTTtctgtgtttgtgtgtgtgtgtgtgtgtgtgtgtcttaAGCGGAAAAGCAGCAATATACACAGAGCTGGGGGCACACCCAGTTATAAATATATGTTGACTTACTCAGTGATGAGTGCCAGACGAGACAGTGCAAGCAGAGGAAGCGGTGTGACACGAAGACCCTCGTTGTCTGTTGCAGAAGACGTAGCCATTGGGCAAGCTAACAATTTGCTCTTGACAGTTCCTTCAGCCGGATACGCGACCATAATGCCTGCAAGAACATACTAGATGTATGGCGGTCGATTGAAATTGGAAACAAGTATCGACGTAGCACTATGCGTTACATTGACAGATGCTAGGGCTTGCGCCACAATACAAAGACGCCGCTGTGTAAGCACACTGCTGTTTTCACTAGTCTTGCTTCAATAGTTTACAAAAATTCTCTTCGGCTTTGGTTCGCTGCCTAAACTACAAAGCTTTCGAAATTGTGATAAAGTTGATCACCTGTAAGATGCAGCATGAATGAGTGCAGTATGCGCTCTTGCCGAGAGCTGTGTCCTGGATGGTTGTGAGTAAGCACCAGAACATGACCGGGGGGATAATATTACATCCTGTACGGGAATGATCTACAAGATGGGCAACACCGGCTTCTCTGGCCATCTTTAGGCTGGTGCCAAGGTTGGGTGCGGCGAGGATCCGGAAGCACGCAGACCTAGAATCCATATAGACATTGCGTCCAATAAACAGGCTTCCCGGACAAGGGATCGATGCATAAGCAACGCACCTAATGTTGTACTAGACCTCGTATTTCACATATGTTCAAGATGCTGCTGGGCATCGTTCCTTTCTTAGACATCCTGGATGACAAACAGCAGTCCAGGATGGGTGGGGAACTGGCCCGCATGAGTACGTCTGTCTGCTCGATTGGGCATGGATCCGTTTACTCCTCCTCTTGCATCTCGCGTTGGCGCAATTCGGGTTCAGCCGACTCGGCTAGATCCGCAAAATTGGTACATCTTGGCTCAAGTACCTTCCTAATTCATCATTTCAAGTCGGCACGTGGATAGCTTCACGAACTATAAACCCTTGAAGGGCCAATGTTGCTTACTGGGACCGGTGCGTAAGGCATCCGaccggccgaggccgcctgATTTACCGAGGAAAACTAATCCTATTCCTCTCACGcccggaagaagaagcctaAAGGCGCTGAGTAAGTACCCTTCGGAGTGAGTTCCACTCCTAGGTTCCACTCAGCGAAATCGATTCAGGAAAGCCTAGGCCTTCCGTCCCCATACCTCCCCTTGTTCATCGTTGAGAACACTCGTTGGTCAGTAGCTTCGACTGCAGTTTTACTAGAAAGAGCTGTTGCAATCTTTGACTTGTGTGTTTCGTCCGGCCTAGAGACTATAAGAGAGACGCGCCTCTCTTGGAGCCGTGTTCCTGATTGTAGACCAACACATCATCGGCAGCAAGTTCGTCCAAGTCTCCAACTGTCTAAtaaacacacacaccaaaGTAAGTTTAAATGGTTACGACCTCGAGCTCAATGTTCTATAAGACTGTGTCCTAACACCACTCTGCTCTGCCCTGTTTAGAACACAATCTCAGCAAACCCAACATGCagttttcttccttcttaGCCGTTGTTCTCGCCgcggcctcgcccgccacCGCACTTGGCATCAACTGCCGCGGAAGCGTTAGGtgcggcggcaacggccagCCCGGCAACATCCGTGGGGATGAAGCCGCCTCGCTGGCTAATTGGATCCGCGGCATTGACGAAAACCGCTGGTACAACAATGGCCAGCAGATCGCGTGCACCTCCACCAATATCTGCGCCTTCCTTCAAAACACTGGAGGCGCCCCCGGACGGAACATCAAAGGTCTTGCGCACTTTATCCCCGAGCACAGCTGCAAGGTCTGCGGCAGTGTTCCTTATTTCTATCCCGGCATCAACGATGTGAGCCAGGGCGAGTTGACCTTCAACTGGGTTACCAACACCTGCGGCAAAGTCGGTCTCTGCTAGAGCGGTTTCAAATACTACTGGGCAAGGAGTTGGAAAAGGAGATGAATGTTGGGATGCTTGGTAGACACTAAGACTAAAagctttgggggggggggggcttttGACCCATGTACTTTGCATCTTGACGCAAAACAATGAAGCTGCTTGAATAGACCAACGGTGTAGAACTTTGAGAGATGATTTGACAAGAGATGCTAGTTGTTAGAGCCAGAAATGTGACTGACTATATGTATGCTACACAGAGCTCTCTCTGACAAAGTAGACACAACTGTGAAACAAGGTTCCATCCCGTGCACATATCTTCCCAAATCGCAACGATAATCAATATGCTAATTTTCAAGTGACGGAGGTATCCATCATGGCAAAGGTTTCGGTACTGAGTTCCTGAGACTGACTACGAGACGACTATCACACTACCTGTGCTGCTCATAGAAATGGCGTCGAATTTACCATATGGAATATGATAGATTGGTGAGCCGATGCGAAGACTCAGTCATCCATCCCTTGCATTGATCTTTGGATGTACGGTCTCTGCGGATGGAGAAAATCGAAAGTGGAGTCGTTCAAGACCAGCGGAATTCCGCTACTAACTCAGCTTGATCTGGTTTGCAGCATGCACGCCGGGGAGGGCCGGACCGCCCTTCAACGAACCTTGCAGTGGGCACAAAAGCTTGGGTTTTGTAGTTACTCAGCGGCACGGCCCACTGTACCGCCACTATTTTTAAAACGTGGGAGGACGAAGGCTGAGAAGGGACTCATGTAGCCGAGAAAGGCTTTGAAAGGCCCGGATGCTGAACTTTGACCTAGTACGAGACGGGAAGGTATCTAAAACCAGGCTGACTACTGTACTCGGTTCGGTTTTCATTTTGGTGTATCCGAACTAGCGGGACTTCTTGAGGCCTGCTCTTGTCACCATGAACGGCGTGACAATAGCGGATCTGCTTATACGAGCTCCTGCACGAATACAGTAAGTCACCTCAGCAAAGACGGGTCAGGAGAAGTCCCAGTCCGCAGTGTACCTTCTCAGCTACACAACAATAGGTTTGACTACATTGTTTTCAGGCAAAGGAGCGAGCGAGCATGAAGAGGGAAAGCATATAAGACATTTGTAAATGCACTTGGAGGGTGAACCACTACCAGATCACCAGCAGCTCTCCGTCAACACAAGACAGCAACATCCAGTAACTTCAACACCCTTTAGTTTCCACTAACTGCAATTCAGAACATCAAAATGCATTCTCAAATTGCCCTCGTTATCCTCGGCTCTGTCAGCGTTCTTGCAGCCCCTGCAAGCGTCGCTACTGCCACCGAGGCCATCTTCGACGTGGACAttgcagcagccgccgcgccgcccccCGTCGACATAGACATCTCGCAAGACTACCCAGTTGGCGCTTGGAACTTCCTCGGCAACGCATCTTGGTCCGTCGCTAACCGCGAAGACAACTTGGTCTGGGTGCACGAGTCGCGCTACAGCACCGTCCCTGTCACCGTGGAGCCAGAGCTGGCCGCTCGCGGCATCGAAGAGCGTACCATCAGCAACCAGTGGAAAATCGGCTTCGGAAAGTCATCTTGCCCAAGCCAAACCAGAACCATCAACCGAGACGTCTGTATCACGTACGTAATTGCTGTTGGAAGAAAAGTCGTGCGACATTTGAAAGAACTTACTAATGGATTTGCAACAGGCAACCTAATGAGTGAGTCTACTGTCTTGAATTCGAAATCTATTAATCATCCTGTCGCTAATCACAAATTTTCGTGTATTTTCCAGTTTTGAGTAAGTTTTTGAAATCCTAGGGCAGTTTCCAAGCTCCGCTGACATCACCCAGCACGTAGGCACCCGATTCCTTCATGAAGTAGAACCTTCTCAACACAGTCGGTACTGACATAGTCTGCTTGTCTTCCCAAAACCAGCGTGTAAGAGTCTTCAAGATCTTCTATTCAATAGCAGTGCTAACACATCTTCAGACCGATCTATGCGTACAGTATCCCCAAAATAAGGCGTGTTGTCACAGAAACCTAACATTCAAACGCAGCGCAAGCCAAGCTATTGTCTACAGCAACACGGCTGGATATTCCCCCAAGGTCAACTATTACAGTGGcagcggctgcggcagctACATGTTCTCCGTCATTGGCACCGGTACCAAGTGTGCCAATCTCGGCAACCTTAACGTCTGGTCGTACATCGCTTTCAACCAGCAGGTATAGATGTAAAGACGCGCCTGGACGACCCTCAGTTTCTCTGACTAAACAATCTTTTATGTAATGGGATTCAGAACCAAAGAAAAGCAAGAGGACTGAGGGAAAGCTGGCGGCAATCCCGGTTCTGCCCTGTGGCAATGGGGCACAATGCTTGAGGCTTTTCGACAAACAAGTTGATGAGTGAtaagagggagaggaaacGTGCTGGTATGAGCTTTGAGTAGAGGATGCCTTGGCCAACGTTGAATCAGTTCATGAGGTCGATTTGCTGGTCATACAGTGCTCAAAGCATAGTTTGGATGAAACGAAAATaacgagaaggaagaggaaatAAAGAAATTTTGTTGCTGTTGGCCTGCATTTTGATTTATTAAATAACCGATTATTTGCAGCAGAGTTTATTGCTCGCTGCACCTCTTACAATTAGGGACTCATTGGTATGCTTATTAACGCTTTACTATGCAGATGCCATCACCAATCAAAGGACGAGGCCATTGAGCAATTTTACTGCAGTGACAAGGCTGTTTGGTGCCAATGTATCCGTATAGGGACTTTCCCCAGTTAGGTATCGCGCGCacgttgccgctgccgctgacGCTCCCAAGTTATATCTCATCGCCGCTGTAGTGGGGTGAAATGGGCAAAGAAttgaaagaagaaaagatgGCAGAAAATAGCATCGTACATCAACACAGATCATTGTTGTGATGTTTTATGCATCAATTAGTTTCGAACGAGATAGTGGCGGGGGGTGGGGTGGGTGGGGGTCATGCACTGCTTTGCAGTGTCTTGATCGGGGGACTGGGTGTGGCCCTAGTTAGCTGTGGCTGTGACTGCGGCTGTGGCAGGCTCTATGATAATGCCAGTCGTAATGTTGACTACCCAAAATCGCAATAACCACACTCCAAAAAAAACCAGTTCAATAAGAAGACACTGCGAGATAACTACAATTTCTGTTAGTGGAGGAAGTCTCTTCAGCTCCAGGATCATTGTCACGGCGAAGGAGACTTGCGATGGCAGTGTCGTAGGATATGGTTGAAAATGAGGAAATGCGTAGCCCAAATTCTAAGATGGCTTGAAATTTTCTGCTAATGCACCAGTGTGCTCCGTTGCCAGTGATTAAAACTGTACAAACACCCGTGCCATGCGGGAACCTGCTTGCAACCCGTCATGGCTCCACTCCAAATTGAGAAGGAAGACCATCCGATCGCGGCGGCTCCGGAATAACAGTTTCTCCGTGCTCTCCCTTTGGCTAGGATTGCCCCATCGGGACGACACTCCGAAGCAACTATCGCTCTGCCCGCTGCCCGAGAGACCTTAGTCATTCAGCTCCGTCAGATTCTCCATCAGATGCAAGCCAGCGCCCTCAATAGAGCCTCTAAGCCCGAATTCATCCATCTCATCAACAAGAACGAGGGACAGAGTCCGATAGCAGCCTGCTAGGCGAAAAGATGGACAATGACCCGCCTTCAGGATCCGAGACAGAGTCAATCATCGTTGCGCGAAAGGCTAGCAACAGAAACAGCAGTGCCGCCAAGGCGCTGAAGAACATCCCTTCCATCGAGGATGACGTCTCCTATCTCCAACCGGACTTCGACCCCAACAGCCTCCCAGTCCCGAAACTTCGCAACATTTTCCTAGCGCACGACGTAGCCTACAGGTCTGCAAAGACAAAGGCCGAATTGGTGGACCTGTTTGTGAGAGAGGTTACGCCGAGAGCAGCTGCCACTTTGGAAGCCATGACGCGTGTCAAACGTTCGGACAGAGGCATTGTTGACGTCGGCCGTTAGACAACGAGACGATGGGTGGGGGAGGATAATCACGACCCGCGCGTCGATGGAAGTGTGTCACAGAAAGAGGCATCCGGATCTCGATCTCGGAGCTATGTGTCGGCGAACGCGATGACATTCCTATGGACCTGACCCTATTGTCCACAAGTAGGACAAGAGAGAAACAATGCACACTTCAGAACAGTATGTGAAGCCTAGTCCCATAACTTTGAATCTCTTCATCATCCACTGGCCTGTCTTCGCCACCTACATCTATCTCATCCGTGGGCAGTCCGTCTCTTCTCGCCTGAAGCGCAGCGCAGGTGGAGGCAATATCCTGCCCACCCAGCCCATCCATCGACCACCACACCAAGCGAATCGGGCCCGTCCGCCGCAAGCCAAACGCTAGTTTCATTCGCCTTCCCTCCCCAACGGCGGTTTTCAGGGCTAAGTCAAGTTAGAGTTGTGGCTAACGGTTTTCAACGCAACAAGACCGCGTCATTAGACAACAAGCTCGCTGTTAGAGCCCGCTCACAGTATTGTAGTCATTTGCGTGAGGCTCTTGGGCTAGCAAAGCAAATATAATCTTAACATATACAATAACCTAGAGTCTGGCAAGTGTTTAGTTCACTATCAACTTAAACCAAACCCCATCTTGATTTCGGTGAGTTGAGGGTCACAAACCAAAAAGTCGGTGGCGACTGGCTAGTCACGACAAAATGATCAGTTCCAGTACATGCCCGCAATCGCACAGAGGCCTCCTGTTCACAGATGAGACAAAAAgacatacaacaccaggtattcgctggtcgtcaccgacccaactactaatccggccctcatcggcttatctatgggagagcggacgggatcccgagttctccgatgggtatggtcgtatgtgacAGCCTTGGCTGGAAAGTAGCACTATCAAGGGACACTTACTGCGAGTGGTGGACAACCTAATGGAAGCGCAAACTTGCGTCACGAAGGGACTTGGCAGCAGCCCGACGTCTTCAAGAGGGCAGGGTAAcgaacttcttcttctatgGAGCCATGATGGGTTGAGCCACGGCTGTTGCTGAGGGATAGGTGTTTTAAAAAAAGCTCATCTCTCGGGGTTGGCAAGGAAATACTAGGTGACAATGGAACGACCCTCCGCACAAAAGATATCCTTGAACCCGGCACTCAAGGTTGGGTTGGTGCCTGCTAAGAGCTTCTGAGAGGTCGTACACATGATATTTACTTACCTGAGTTGGGTGTCGCTCTCAATCCCAAGACACAAACACATAAAGTCACGTTTCGCAcagaagcagcagccagGCTCCTAGGGAGACTTGCCCTGTCTGTTAGTGCTGAAGTCTCTGGTTAGAACTCATTTTTATGCCTATATATCCACTTTGTCGGACGAGGGATGGAAATGTGATTTGGTCGTCCGCCCAGTCCCATGATTTTGTGTACACAAGTCATTATCCATCCCCGCGTTCCCGCGTTCATGCTCGCAAATCCGCTGACAAATCCAATAATCTCATATCTCAACCCCTAAACTTGTGTGTGGAGAGAATCGCAGCCGACTACGTGACTCGTGGATTTGCTAGCGTGCTCGACGCAGCCTCTTGAAGGTGATACAATCGGACGAGACCATCAGCCATATCAAGGCCTGGTACTACACGAGGATTTTACTTGGATGCAAGACTGTGAGTCTTGTCGTTCAGACCGTGGGCAACAGTGTTGCTACGTCTGCAACATGACGGATCCATTCATAGTGCTCCACACACCAGTGGTCTAGAGAGAAATACAGAGAGAGAATTCAAATGGTTAGCCTTTCTTACTCATGTTGAATGCTGTCAGTAGTCGGTGTTTCTCTGTCTCAACATTCTCTTTGCACTTGGAACCTAGGCTTGTAAGCCACATAATGTGAAGACAGCGCTGCGGCGCTGAATTTCCATGCTCAACTCATAGTGCGATGTCTGCCACACTTTCAACATCTATTATCCAATGTCACATTAGAATCTTTGAAAAACAGCTTGGATATTGCAGTCTAAAATTAGTGTCGACTTGGGCGTGGTTTTCGAGGGTTCCACGGGCGTGAGATCGTGGACGTTTGGATACGGAGTCACTGGGCTCAAGTCCACTTGGGGGCTAGACGGCCGCCAGCGAAAAGCTTCCCCTGCGCTGCTGCCACACGCATCACCTAGCTTTCACTGCATATGTGCGCAGTCAGAATCCCCCTCCATGACATAGGAAAAGACAAGAGGTAGCGAGTATGTATATAGTCACCTTGCAGCCCATCTCGTGTTGGATGTGCAAGCAAAAAGTGCATAGTATCTTTAGGGACGTTCCAATACATCTGATCAACGGCCACAGACTCTTCAGGTCCTCATGCTTTCTGAATTACAGTCCGATCGGTTTTTAGCTGCtgcccggggggggggttgcgaATCGCAAGCACTAAAAACGCTGACCGAGACCTTTTCTCGTCTTTCTGTTCTTCCCCTCGAAGACTTGAACAAAACGACCGCGCATCAGCGACTCACGCCGTTCCGTTCGTGGCTGCAACAGACCGCAGTTTCGCTCATAATCATACCCTTGGTACTTGTCGACAGTCCGTTTCAACTGAAAGAAAAGCACGTTGCAGAGATGAGACTTGTATTGGTCGGTTTAAAGCCAGCCTGACAGGAGGTCACGGGGGTACATACCGTACTGAGACGCACTAACAAAGACCGAGGACGAGTCGTGACtcatgaagaagaagccaaCGAGGAGGGTATTAGCTGGTTTTACTCGCTTGTGCCTGAACGcctacacacacacacacacacgcacacaaaTGCTCCCTCTTGCCATGGACGCCTGCTAGAAGACCAACGCCGATCCCAACTTCAGACATCCTCTCTCCAACCGCCGAGTTCCAGCAGAAGAGCCTCATTGGTTGCCTGATGGTGAGTGGTCTCCGTAGGATGACAACGACAGGCAGTTCGAGTCATTCTTGCTTGCCCTGGACTGAGACCGGCGACATGTTACTTGAGAAATGGGCTGCAGAAGGTGGCCACGGCTTTTTGGCATGACAGATAGAGACGAGTATGTGGCATATTTATATGAttcttcttggccgtgaTCACTGGCCGCAGATGCTGGATGGGTGGCTCCATGAAGGCAAAACATCTTGATAGCGATAAATTTCTTCTACTCTGTACAGGTAAATGAACAAAGCGGAGAAACTCGAAACGTTTTTGTGTATAGGCATTGAAGAAAACGCGAGCAAAGTTGGGAGGGTTGGTGTCAGAAATCGTGGAAACGAAGTCTCTATTCAACAAGCCGCCCGGGATGGCAATCCTATTCTTAAGTGCCCACCTATGTCTCAGTCACGGTCTCTCGTAGGCGCCGAGGTGCCGAAGTGCTTGACATGGATCGCACACCTACCAAGAAAATAGTGTCCTTAATACTACCACCGCTTCTTAAACGAGTTCAGTGTACTTAAAAGAAGGTTCATCGGAAGTTATGGCTCAGACGGTGGGCAGATCAGCTACTGTACTCCTTTCCTCCGCAATACTATCATAAGCATTTCCAACATCACAGCATGTCACATACGTCCATACCCACtggagaactcgggatcccgtccgctctcccatagataagccagtgagggccggattggtagttgggtcggtgacgaccagcgaatacctggtgttgtatgtttttgATGTTATTTTTTTGTGTAGCGTTGGTTACCCACTGACTGAACTGCCGTAGCGAGTAGGCACACATATGCCCTGTGCGGTACACAAAGGTGTGCTGCCGCTGCTTGCAGCTCTAATAGGTGACTAACCTACAAACGGGTGCCCTGTTTTTGCGTCGAAATCTCCTAGTCAGGTTATTTACGCTTGAGTAACTTATCTTTGAGCCACTCCGTTTTAATGCTTTCCATGCGCTGAATTTCGTGCTTGGTCGTTCTTGGTGTCGATTCTTTCCAATGATATCCTGCCCAGATCGTGCTTGCAAGAGATCGTCTCTAATATCTCCTTCGTCCGTATAAACAAATATAACGCACCGTGCCAACAGAGCCGACTGGGGCTTGAGGATGGACTCGGCAGGCATTGCACGTTGAGACTTGTCTGCTGATTCCCAAGGCATGAGGCGGGCGACAGGATGTAAGAAACGAGCGAATTATTAGTAAGGCAAGTAGTGGCAAGGAGCTGCGTTGCCACGTTGGTTTGATCGAGGGGCTGACGGAAGGAATCAGTAAAGGTttgaaggaggagggaagggaatgTTATGTTTTCGTTTACCTTGTGTACCTGCTTCCTGCTTGGGTGCCGAGGTCTAAGTAAGTTGGCATTTCCACAAGCGTGTGGACCTGAACTTGCAATGTTATGCATGGTATTCCCAAGCAAAAGAAAGTCCTGGGGGTCTGATGCGAAAAGACCTTGGCCAAAGGCAAAGTCGCAGTACTTGATAATTCTTATCTTTGACGGTGATATTGAGTTGGCGGTAGTGGACATGACAGAGATAAGTCCGGTTGAAAGTGATGTAGGTGGTGCCTCAAGTCATCTTGCCCCTTCTCGAAGCGACTCCCTTCTACAGCAAGCATGACGAATTTGAGCACATGGCAGCCGCGATGCCTGAACAAATATCTGATACATCGGACGCCAGTTGGCCTGGCAGTCACAACTGACATATGAAGCCAGCCTGGGCTTGTGTAAGTCGTCGCCAAAGGCCAGTACAGCTGGGACAAGGTCCCTGGGTCCCTCGACTCACACGGCGTCCAGTAACGACTATAGGTCCAAAACGTCTAGTGCCCTCCGTCACCTAACACGACACCAACAGTTGTGCGTACGCGAAATTCAGCTGTACCCCATCCTCAGTTGCCGCCCCTTGCAGCTTTCCAAAAATGCTCAATGcggacgagctcctcgtcagACAGGTTACAATACAGAATCATGGGGGAAAGTACCAGAAACCAATGCAGTACCGGGACCGAGCACAAAAAGGGAGAGAAACAGCAAGCAATGACTCGGATGATGGGGATTTAGTGCATGATGGAACAGCACGGCATCCGTAACCACTTAGTATTCGACCTAAGCATCTCAAGGCCGTATCTGAGTCTGTGGGCAAGGCGGACTCTGTGAGCAGCCATGATCCAACAAGTATGCTGGCTGACGGTATTATAGTGTGTCGATGCCATTCATTGAGACCAGAACGCGGGTAAAATCCACCCTTTCCCAGGCACCAGTAGAAAATACGT
Encoded proteins:
- a CDS encoding Sister chromatid separation protein, yielding MDNDPPSGSETESIIVARKASNRNSSAAKALKNIPSIEDDVSYLQPDFDPNSLPVPKLRNIFLAHDVAYRSAKTKAELVDLFVREVTPRAAATLEAMTRVKRSDRGIVDVGR